The Anopheles coluzzii chromosome 2, AcolN3, whole genome shotgun sequence genome window below encodes:
- the LOC120953702 gene encoding V-type proton ATPase 116 kDa subunit a 1 isoform X3, translated as MGSLFRSEEMSLCQLFLQSEAAYACVSELGELGLVQFRDLNPDVNAFQRKFVNEVRRCDEMERKLRYLEKEIKKDGIPMLDTGESPEAPQPREMIDLEATFEKLENELREVNQNAEALKRNYLELTELKHILRKTQVFFDEMADSHREEEQVNLLGEEGIRAGGAGAQGQNLKLGFVAGVILRERLPAFERMLWRACRGNVFLRQAMIEDPLEDPSNGDKVYKSVFIIFFQGDQLKTRVKKICEGFRATLYPCPEAPTDRREMAMGVMTRIEDLHTVLGQTQDHRHRVLVAAAKNLKNWFVKVRKIKAIYHTLNLFNLDVTQKCLIAECWVPLLDFETIQIALRRGTERSGSSVPPILNRMETFEDPPTYNRTNKFTHAFQALINAYGVASYREMNPAPYTIITFPFLFAVMFGDLGHGTIMALFGLWMVLKEKPLAAKKSDNEIWNIFFGGRYIIFLMGVFSMYTGFVYNDIFSKSLNVFGSAWSTNYNTSTVMSNKALQLNPKGMDYAQTPYPFGLDPVWQVAPLNKIIFQNAYKMKISIIFGVIHMLFGVFVGLFNHRYFKNKMAIYCEFIPQVIFLVFLFFYMTLLMFIKWVKYSASATDVVYSEGCAPSILITFINMVLFKAPDKNTGDCLPYMFAGQSGLQKFLVVVALLCVPWMLLAKPILIMRGRKEAAHQPIAPYSNENGDADGLNQHNNGAGTQAGQQPAQQQGGGHGHDNEEMSEIFIHQGIHTIEYVLGSVSHTASYLRLWALSLAHAQLAEVLWNMVLQNGLKQDGWIGGIALWAVFAFWAVLTVGILVLMEGLSAFLHTLRLHWVEFQSKFYAGLGYAFQPFSFEVILESSSSSSED; from the exons ATGGGGTCCCTGTTCCGCAGTGAGGAGATGTCCCTCTGCCAGCTCTTCCTGCAGAGCGAGGCCGCGTACGCTTGTGTTTCGGAGCTGGGAGAGCTCGGATTGGTTCAGTTCCGTGAT CTCAACCCCGACGTCAATGCGTTCCAGCGCAAGTTCGTCAACGAGGTGCGGCGGTGCGATGAGATGGAGCGCAAACTGCGCTACCTcgagaaggaaataaaaaaagacgGCATCCCGATGCTGGACACGGGCGAGAGCCCGGAAGCACCGCAGCCACGCGAGATGATCGACTTGGAGGCAACGTTCGAGAAGCTGGAGAACGAGCTGCGCGAGGTGAATCAAAACGCCGAGGCACTGAAGCGCAACTATCTCGAGCTGACGGAGCTGAAGCACATCCTGCGTAAGACTCAGGTCTTCTTTGACGAG ATGGCGGATTCTCACAGGGAAGAGGAACAGGTTAACCTTCTTGGTGAGGAGGGCATTCGAGCTGGTGGTGCCGGGGCACAGGGACAAAATCTAAAACTAGG cTTTGTTGCTGGTGTGATCCTGCGTGAACGTTTGCCGGCGTTCGAGCGTATGCTGTGGCGTGCCTGCCGTGGCAATGTGTTCCTTCGTCAAGCGATGATCGAGGATCCGCTGGAGGACCCATCGAAC GGCGACAAGGTGTACAAGTCGGTGTTCATCATCTTCTTCCAAGGCGACCAGCTGAAGACGCGCGTGAAGAAGATCTGCGAAGGGTTCCGGGCGACGCTCTACCCCTGCCCGGAGGCCCCGACCGATCGGCGCGAGATGGCGATGGGCGTGATGACGCGCATCGAGGATCTGCACACGGTGCTCGGCCAGACGCAGGACCATCGGCACCGGGTGCTGGTGGCGGCCGCCAAGAACTTGAAGAATTGGTTCGTGAAGGTGCGCAAGATCAAAGCGATCTACCATACGCTGAACCTGTTTAATCTGGACGTGACGCAGAAGTGTTTGATCGCGGAGTGCTGGGTGCCGCTGCTGGACTTCGAGACGATTCAGATCGCGCTGCGCCGCGGTACGGAGCGGTCCGGATCGTCCGTACCACCGATCCTGAACCGGATGGAAACGTTCGAGGATCCGCCGACGTACAACCGGACGAACAAATTTACGCACGCGTTCCAGGCGCTGATCAATGCGTACGGTGTCGCAAGCTACCGCGAAATGAACCCAGCCCCGTACACGATCATTACCTTCCCGTTCCTGTTCGCGGTCATGTTCGGCGATCTTGGGCACGGTACGATCATGGCCCTGTTCGGGCTGTGGATGGTGCTGAAGGAGAAGCCGCTGGCGGCGAAGAAATCGGACAACGAAATCTGGAACATCTTTTTCGGTGGCCGGTACATTATCTTCCTGATGGGCGTGTTTTCGATGTACACGGGCTTCGTGTACAATGACATCTTCTCGAAATCGCTGAACGTGTTCGGATCGGCCTGGAGCACCAACTACAACACCTCGACCGTGATGTCCAACAAGGCACTGCAGCTGAATCCGAAGGGCATGGATTACGCCCAAACGCCGTACCCGTTCGGGCTCGATCCGGTCTGGCAGGTGGCACCGCTGAACAAGATCATCTTCCAGAACGCGTACAAGATGAAGATATCGATCATCTTCGGCGTAATCCACATGCtgttcggtgtgtttgttggaCTGTTCAACCATCGCTACTTCAAGAACAAGATGGCCATCTACTGCGAGTTCATCCCGCAGGTGATCTTTCTAGTGTTTCTGTTCTTCTACATGACGCTGCTGATGTTCATCAAGTGGGTAAAATACTCGGCAAGTGCCACGGACGTTGTCTACTCGGAGGGCTGTGCCCCCTCCATCCTGATCACCTTCATCAACATGGTACTGTTCAAGGCGCCGGATAAAAACACTGGCGACTGCTTGCCGTACATGTTCGCCGGACAGTCGGGCTTGCAAAAGTTCCTCGTCGTCGTGGCGCTTCTCTGCGTACCGTGGATGCTGCTCGCTAAGCCCATCCTGATCATGCGTGGACGCAAGGAAGCTGCC CACCAACCAATTGCTCCGTACAGCAATGAAAACGGTGATGCTGACGGTTTGAACCAGCACAACAATGGAGCGGGCACGCAGGCAGGACAGCAACCGGCACAGCAGCAGGGTGGTGGCCACGGCCATGACAATGAAGAAATGTCCGAAATCTTCATCCACCAGGGTATTCATACGATTGAGTATGTGCTGGGTTCCGTGTCGCATACCGCTTCGTACCTCCGCCTGTGGGCGTTGTCGTTGGCTCATGCTC AGCTCGCTGAAGTGTTGTGGAACATGGTTCTGCAGAACGGACTGAAGCAGGACGGTTGGATCGGTGGCATTGCTTTGTGGGCAGTGTTCGCGTTCTGGGCCGTGCTGACCGTTGGAATCCTGGTACTGATGGAAGGCCTTTCCGCATTCCTTCACACGCTCCGTCTGCACTG GGTGGAGTTCCAGAGTAAGTTCTACGCTGGTCTCGGGTACGCCTTCCAGCCGTTCTCGTTTGAGGTCATCCTTGAGTCGAGCTCCAGCTCCTCGGAGGACTAA
- the LOC120953702 gene encoding V-type proton ATPase 116 kDa subunit a 1 isoform X1 has product MGSLFRSEEMSLCQLFLQSEAAYACVSELGELGLVQFRDLNPDVNAFQRKFVNEVRRCDEMERKLRYLEKEIKKDGIPMLDTGESPEAPQPREMIDLEATFEKLENELREVNQNAEALKRNYLELTELKHILRKTQVFFDEAVYTGNVPNKTRNRYQQMADSHREEEQVNLLGEEGIRAGGAGAQGQNLKLGFVAGVILRERLPAFERMLWRACRGNVFLRQAMIEDPLEDPSNGDKVYKSVFIIFFQGDQLKTRVKKICEGFRATLYPCPEAPTDRREMAMGVMTRIEDLHTVLGQTQDHRHRVLVAAAKNLKNWFVKVRKIKAIYHTLNLFNLDVTQKCLIAECWVPLLDFETIQIALRRGTERSGSSVPPILNRMETFEDPPTYNRTNKFTHAFQALINAYGVASYREMNPAPYTIITFPFLFAVMFGDLGHGTIMALFGLWMVLKEKPLAAKKSDNEIWNIFFGGRYIIFLMGVFSMYTGFVYNDIFSKSLNVFGSAWSTNYNTSTVMSNKALQLNPKGMDYAQTPYPFGLDPVWQVAPLNKIIFQNAYKMKISIIFGVIHMLFGVFVGLFNHRYFKNKMAIYCEFIPQVIFLVFLFFYMTLLMFIKWVKYSASATDVVYSEGCAPSILITFINMVLFKAPDKNTGDCLPYMFAGQSGLQKFLVVVALLCVPWMLLAKPILIMRGRKEAAHQPIAPYSNENGDADGLNQHNNGAGTQAGQQPAQQQGGGHGHDNEEMSEIFIHQGIHTIEYVLGSVSHTASYLRLWALSLAHAQLAEVLWNMVLQNGLKQDGWIGGIALWAVFAFWAVLTVGILVLMEGLSAFLHTLRLHWVEFQSKFYAGLGYAFQPFSFEVILESSSSSSED; this is encoded by the exons ATGGGGTCCCTGTTCCGCAGTGAGGAGATGTCCCTCTGCCAGCTCTTCCTGCAGAGCGAGGCCGCGTACGCTTGTGTTTCGGAGCTGGGAGAGCTCGGATTGGTTCAGTTCCGTGAT CTCAACCCCGACGTCAATGCGTTCCAGCGCAAGTTCGTCAACGAGGTGCGGCGGTGCGATGAGATGGAGCGCAAACTGCGCTACCTcgagaaggaaataaaaaaagacgGCATCCCGATGCTGGACACGGGCGAGAGCCCGGAAGCACCGCAGCCACGCGAGATGATCGACTTGGAGGCAACGTTCGAGAAGCTGGAGAACGAGCTGCGCGAGGTGAATCAAAACGCCGAGGCACTGAAGCGCAACTATCTCGAGCTGACGGAGCTGAAGCACATCCTGCGTAAGACTCAGGTCTTCTTTGACGAG gCCGTTTATACCGGAAATGTACCTAATAAGACAAGAAACCGCTATCAACAGATGGCGGATTCTCACAGGGAAGAGGAACAGGTTAACCTTCTTGGTGAGGAGGGCATTCGAGCTGGTGGTGCCGGGGCACAGGGACAAAATCTAAAACTAGG cTTTGTTGCTGGTGTGATCCTGCGTGAACGTTTGCCGGCGTTCGAGCGTATGCTGTGGCGTGCCTGCCGTGGCAATGTGTTCCTTCGTCAAGCGATGATCGAGGATCCGCTGGAGGACCCATCGAAC GGCGACAAGGTGTACAAGTCGGTGTTCATCATCTTCTTCCAAGGCGACCAGCTGAAGACGCGCGTGAAGAAGATCTGCGAAGGGTTCCGGGCGACGCTCTACCCCTGCCCGGAGGCCCCGACCGATCGGCGCGAGATGGCGATGGGCGTGATGACGCGCATCGAGGATCTGCACACGGTGCTCGGCCAGACGCAGGACCATCGGCACCGGGTGCTGGTGGCGGCCGCCAAGAACTTGAAGAATTGGTTCGTGAAGGTGCGCAAGATCAAAGCGATCTACCATACGCTGAACCTGTTTAATCTGGACGTGACGCAGAAGTGTTTGATCGCGGAGTGCTGGGTGCCGCTGCTGGACTTCGAGACGATTCAGATCGCGCTGCGCCGCGGTACGGAGCGGTCCGGATCGTCCGTACCACCGATCCTGAACCGGATGGAAACGTTCGAGGATCCGCCGACGTACAACCGGACGAACAAATTTACGCACGCGTTCCAGGCGCTGATCAATGCGTACGGTGTCGCAAGCTACCGCGAAATGAACCCAGCCCCGTACACGATCATTACCTTCCCGTTCCTGTTCGCGGTCATGTTCGGCGATCTTGGGCACGGTACGATCATGGCCCTGTTCGGGCTGTGGATGGTGCTGAAGGAGAAGCCGCTGGCGGCGAAGAAATCGGACAACGAAATCTGGAACATCTTTTTCGGTGGCCGGTACATTATCTTCCTGATGGGCGTGTTTTCGATGTACACGGGCTTCGTGTACAATGACATCTTCTCGAAATCGCTGAACGTGTTCGGATCGGCCTGGAGCACCAACTACAACACCTCGACCGTGATGTCCAACAAGGCACTGCAGCTGAATCCGAAGGGCATGGATTACGCCCAAACGCCGTACCCGTTCGGGCTCGATCCGGTCTGGCAGGTGGCACCGCTGAACAAGATCATCTTCCAGAACGCGTACAAGATGAAGATATCGATCATCTTCGGCGTAATCCACATGCtgttcggtgtgtttgttggaCTGTTCAACCATCGCTACTTCAAGAACAAGATGGCCATCTACTGCGAGTTCATCCCGCAGGTGATCTTTCTAGTGTTTCTGTTCTTCTACATGACGCTGCTGATGTTCATCAAGTGGGTAAAATACTCGGCAAGTGCCACGGACGTTGTCTACTCGGAGGGCTGTGCCCCCTCCATCCTGATCACCTTCATCAACATGGTACTGTTCAAGGCGCCGGATAAAAACACTGGCGACTGCTTGCCGTACATGTTCGCCGGACAGTCGGGCTTGCAAAAGTTCCTCGTCGTCGTGGCGCTTCTCTGCGTACCGTGGATGCTGCTCGCTAAGCCCATCCTGATCATGCGTGGACGCAAGGAAGCTGCC CACCAACCAATTGCTCCGTACAGCAATGAAAACGGTGATGCTGACGGTTTGAACCAGCACAACAATGGAGCGGGCACGCAGGCAGGACAGCAACCGGCACAGCAGCAGGGTGGTGGCCACGGCCATGACAATGAAGAAATGTCCGAAATCTTCATCCACCAGGGTATTCATACGATTGAGTATGTGCTGGGTTCCGTGTCGCATACCGCTTCGTACCTCCGCCTGTGGGCGTTGTCGTTGGCTCATGCTC AGCTCGCTGAAGTGTTGTGGAACATGGTTCTGCAGAACGGACTGAAGCAGGACGGTTGGATCGGTGGCATTGCTTTGTGGGCAGTGTTCGCGTTCTGGGCCGTGCTGACCGTTGGAATCCTGGTACTGATGGAAGGCCTTTCCGCATTCCTTCACACGCTCCGTCTGCACTG GGTGGAGTTCCAGAGTAAGTTCTACGCTGGTCTCGGGTACGCCTTCCAGCCGTTCTCGTTTGAGGTCATCCTTGAGTCGAGCTCCAGCTCCTCGGAGGACTAA
- the LOC120953702 gene encoding V-type proton ATPase 116 kDa subunit a 1 isoform X5, which yields MGSLFRSEEMSLCQLFLQSEAAYACVSELGELGLVQFRDLNPDVNAFQRKFVNEVRRCDEMERKLRYLEKEIKKDGIPMLDTGESPEAPQPREMIDLEATFEKLENELREVNQNAEALKRNYLELTELKHILRKTQVFFDEKRYERFPDFNPNSSRQISFLEKSQDTEEYLPCFVAGVILRERLPAFERMLWRACRGNVFLRQAMIEDPLEDPSNGDKVYKSVFIIFFQGDQLKTRVKKICEGFRATLYPCPEAPTDRREMAMGVMTRIEDLHTVLGQTQDHRHRVLVAAAKNLKNWFVKVRKIKAIYHTLNLFNLDVTQKCLIAECWVPLLDFETIQIALRRGTERSGSSVPPILNRMETFEDPPTYNRTNKFTHAFQALINAYGVASYREMNPAPYTIITFPFLFAVMFGDLGHGTIMALFGLWMVLKEKPLAAKKSDNEIWNIFFGGRYIIFLMGVFSMYTGFVYNDIFSKSLNVFGSAWSTNYNTSTVMSNKALQLNPKGMDYAQTPYPFGLDPVWQVAPLNKIIFQNAYKMKISIIFGVIHMLFGVFVGLFNHRYFKNKMAIYCEFIPQVIFLVFLFFYMTLLMFIKWVKYSASATDVVYSEGCAPSILITFINMVLFKAPDKNTGDCLPYMFAGQSGLQKFLVVVALLCVPWMLLAKPILIMRGRKEAAHQPIAPYSNENGDADGLNQHNNGAGTQAGQQPAQQQGGGHGHDNEEMSEIFIHQGIHTIEYVLGSVSHTASYLRLWALSLAHAQLAEVLWNMVLQNGLKQDGWIGGIALWAVFAFWAVLTVGILVLMEGLSAFLHTLRLHWVEFQSKFYAGLGYAFQPFSFEVILESSSSSSED from the exons ATGGGGTCCCTGTTCCGCAGTGAGGAGATGTCCCTCTGCCAGCTCTTCCTGCAGAGCGAGGCCGCGTACGCTTGTGTTTCGGAGCTGGGAGAGCTCGGATTGGTTCAGTTCCGTGAT CTCAACCCCGACGTCAATGCGTTCCAGCGCAAGTTCGTCAACGAGGTGCGGCGGTGCGATGAGATGGAGCGCAAACTGCGCTACCTcgagaaggaaataaaaaaagacgGCATCCCGATGCTGGACACGGGCGAGAGCCCGGAAGCACCGCAGCCACGCGAGATGATCGACTTGGAGGCAACGTTCGAGAAGCTGGAGAACGAGCTGCGCGAGGTGAATCAAAACGCCGAGGCACTGAAGCGCAACTATCTCGAGCTGACGGAGCTGAAGCACATCCTGCGTAAGACTCAGGTCTTCTTTGACGAG AAACGTTACGAACGTTTTCCCGACTTCAACCCCAATTCCAGCCGTCAGATAAG TTTTCTGGAAAAATCACAAGACACAGAAGAATACCTTCCATG cTTTGTTGCTGGTGTGATCCTGCGTGAACGTTTGCCGGCGTTCGAGCGTATGCTGTGGCGTGCCTGCCGTGGCAATGTGTTCCTTCGTCAAGCGATGATCGAGGATCCGCTGGAGGACCCATCGAAC GGCGACAAGGTGTACAAGTCGGTGTTCATCATCTTCTTCCAAGGCGACCAGCTGAAGACGCGCGTGAAGAAGATCTGCGAAGGGTTCCGGGCGACGCTCTACCCCTGCCCGGAGGCCCCGACCGATCGGCGCGAGATGGCGATGGGCGTGATGACGCGCATCGAGGATCTGCACACGGTGCTCGGCCAGACGCAGGACCATCGGCACCGGGTGCTGGTGGCGGCCGCCAAGAACTTGAAGAATTGGTTCGTGAAGGTGCGCAAGATCAAAGCGATCTACCATACGCTGAACCTGTTTAATCTGGACGTGACGCAGAAGTGTTTGATCGCGGAGTGCTGGGTGCCGCTGCTGGACTTCGAGACGATTCAGATCGCGCTGCGCCGCGGTACGGAGCGGTCCGGATCGTCCGTACCACCGATCCTGAACCGGATGGAAACGTTCGAGGATCCGCCGACGTACAACCGGACGAACAAATTTACGCACGCGTTCCAGGCGCTGATCAATGCGTACGGTGTCGCAAGCTACCGCGAAATGAACCCAGCCCCGTACACGATCATTACCTTCCCGTTCCTGTTCGCGGTCATGTTCGGCGATCTTGGGCACGGTACGATCATGGCCCTGTTCGGGCTGTGGATGGTGCTGAAGGAGAAGCCGCTGGCGGCGAAGAAATCGGACAACGAAATCTGGAACATCTTTTTCGGTGGCCGGTACATTATCTTCCTGATGGGCGTGTTTTCGATGTACACGGGCTTCGTGTACAATGACATCTTCTCGAAATCGCTGAACGTGTTCGGATCGGCCTGGAGCACCAACTACAACACCTCGACCGTGATGTCCAACAAGGCACTGCAGCTGAATCCGAAGGGCATGGATTACGCCCAAACGCCGTACCCGTTCGGGCTCGATCCGGTCTGGCAGGTGGCACCGCTGAACAAGATCATCTTCCAGAACGCGTACAAGATGAAGATATCGATCATCTTCGGCGTAATCCACATGCtgttcggtgtgtttgttggaCTGTTCAACCATCGCTACTTCAAGAACAAGATGGCCATCTACTGCGAGTTCATCCCGCAGGTGATCTTTCTAGTGTTTCTGTTCTTCTACATGACGCTGCTGATGTTCATCAAGTGGGTAAAATACTCGGCAAGTGCCACGGACGTTGTCTACTCGGAGGGCTGTGCCCCCTCCATCCTGATCACCTTCATCAACATGGTACTGTTCAAGGCGCCGGATAAAAACACTGGCGACTGCTTGCCGTACATGTTCGCCGGACAGTCGGGCTTGCAAAAGTTCCTCGTCGTCGTGGCGCTTCTCTGCGTACCGTGGATGCTGCTCGCTAAGCCCATCCTGATCATGCGTGGACGCAAGGAAGCTGCC CACCAACCAATTGCTCCGTACAGCAATGAAAACGGTGATGCTGACGGTTTGAACCAGCACAACAATGGAGCGGGCACGCAGGCAGGACAGCAACCGGCACAGCAGCAGGGTGGTGGCCACGGCCATGACAATGAAGAAATGTCCGAAATCTTCATCCACCAGGGTATTCATACGATTGAGTATGTGCTGGGTTCCGTGTCGCATACCGCTTCGTACCTCCGCCTGTGGGCGTTGTCGTTGGCTCATGCTC AGCTCGCTGAAGTGTTGTGGAACATGGTTCTGCAGAACGGACTGAAGCAGGACGGTTGGATCGGTGGCATTGCTTTGTGGGCAGTGTTCGCGTTCTGGGCCGTGCTGACCGTTGGAATCCTGGTACTGATGGAAGGCCTTTCCGCATTCCTTCACACGCTCCGTCTGCACTG GGTGGAGTTCCAGAGTAAGTTCTACGCTGGTCTCGGGTACGCCTTCCAGCCGTTCTCGTTTGAGGTCATCCTTGAGTCGAGCTCCAGCTCCTCGGAGGACTAA
- the LOC120953702 gene encoding V-type proton ATPase 116 kDa subunit a 1 isoform X2: MGSLFRSEEMSLCQLFLQSEAAYACVSELGELGLVQFRDLNPDVNAFQRKFVNEVRRCDEMERKLRYLEKEIKKDGIPMLDTGESPEAPQPREMIDLEATFEKLENELREVNQNAEALKRNYLELTELKHILRKTQVFFDEQEGGMHTTESMTRALITDESRTGKAMGPVQLGFLEKSQDTEEYLPCFVAGVILRERLPAFERMLWRACRGNVFLRQAMIEDPLEDPSNGDKVYKSVFIIFFQGDQLKTRVKKICEGFRATLYPCPEAPTDRREMAMGVMTRIEDLHTVLGQTQDHRHRVLVAAAKNLKNWFVKVRKIKAIYHTLNLFNLDVTQKCLIAECWVPLLDFETIQIALRRGTERSGSSVPPILNRMETFEDPPTYNRTNKFTHAFQALINAYGVASYREMNPAPYTIITFPFLFAVMFGDLGHGTIMALFGLWMVLKEKPLAAKKSDNEIWNIFFGGRYIIFLMGVFSMYTGFVYNDIFSKSLNVFGSAWSTNYNTSTVMSNKALQLNPKGMDYAQTPYPFGLDPVWQVAPLNKIIFQNAYKMKISIIFGVIHMLFGVFVGLFNHRYFKNKMAIYCEFIPQVIFLVFLFFYMTLLMFIKWVKYSASATDVVYSEGCAPSILITFINMVLFKAPDKNTGDCLPYMFAGQSGLQKFLVVVALLCVPWMLLAKPILIMRGRKEAAHQPIAPYSNENGDADGLNQHNNGAGTQAGQQPAQQQGGGHGHDNEEMSEIFIHQGIHTIEYVLGSVSHTASYLRLWALSLAHAQLAEVLWNMVLQNGLKQDGWIGGIALWAVFAFWAVLTVGILVLMEGLSAFLHTLRLHWVEFQSKFYAGLGYAFQPFSFEVILESSSSSSED, encoded by the exons ATGGGGTCCCTGTTCCGCAGTGAGGAGATGTCCCTCTGCCAGCTCTTCCTGCAGAGCGAGGCCGCGTACGCTTGTGTTTCGGAGCTGGGAGAGCTCGGATTGGTTCAGTTCCGTGAT CTCAACCCCGACGTCAATGCGTTCCAGCGCAAGTTCGTCAACGAGGTGCGGCGGTGCGATGAGATGGAGCGCAAACTGCGCTACCTcgagaaggaaataaaaaaagacgGCATCCCGATGCTGGACACGGGCGAGAGCCCGGAAGCACCGCAGCCACGCGAGATGATCGACTTGGAGGCAACGTTCGAGAAGCTGGAGAACGAGCTGCGCGAGGTGAATCAAAACGCCGAGGCACTGAAGCGCAACTATCTCGAGCTGACGGAGCTGAAGCACATCCTGCGTAAGACTCAGGTCTTCTTTGACGAG CAAGAGGGTGGCATGCATACCACCGAATCGATGACCCGGGCGTTGATCACGGACGAATCACGCACTGGCAAGGCAATGGGTCCTGTTCAGCTAGG TTTTCTGGAAAAATCACAAGACACAGAAGAATACCTTCCATG cTTTGTTGCTGGTGTGATCCTGCGTGAACGTTTGCCGGCGTTCGAGCGTATGCTGTGGCGTGCCTGCCGTGGCAATGTGTTCCTTCGTCAAGCGATGATCGAGGATCCGCTGGAGGACCCATCGAAC GGCGACAAGGTGTACAAGTCGGTGTTCATCATCTTCTTCCAAGGCGACCAGCTGAAGACGCGCGTGAAGAAGATCTGCGAAGGGTTCCGGGCGACGCTCTACCCCTGCCCGGAGGCCCCGACCGATCGGCGCGAGATGGCGATGGGCGTGATGACGCGCATCGAGGATCTGCACACGGTGCTCGGCCAGACGCAGGACCATCGGCACCGGGTGCTGGTGGCGGCCGCCAAGAACTTGAAGAATTGGTTCGTGAAGGTGCGCAAGATCAAAGCGATCTACCATACGCTGAACCTGTTTAATCTGGACGTGACGCAGAAGTGTTTGATCGCGGAGTGCTGGGTGCCGCTGCTGGACTTCGAGACGATTCAGATCGCGCTGCGCCGCGGTACGGAGCGGTCCGGATCGTCCGTACCACCGATCCTGAACCGGATGGAAACGTTCGAGGATCCGCCGACGTACAACCGGACGAACAAATTTACGCACGCGTTCCAGGCGCTGATCAATGCGTACGGTGTCGCAAGCTACCGCGAAATGAACCCAGCCCCGTACACGATCATTACCTTCCCGTTCCTGTTCGCGGTCATGTTCGGCGATCTTGGGCACGGTACGATCATGGCCCTGTTCGGGCTGTGGATGGTGCTGAAGGAGAAGCCGCTGGCGGCGAAGAAATCGGACAACGAAATCTGGAACATCTTTTTCGGTGGCCGGTACATTATCTTCCTGATGGGCGTGTTTTCGATGTACACGGGCTTCGTGTACAATGACATCTTCTCGAAATCGCTGAACGTGTTCGGATCGGCCTGGAGCACCAACTACAACACCTCGACCGTGATGTCCAACAAGGCACTGCAGCTGAATCCGAAGGGCATGGATTACGCCCAAACGCCGTACCCGTTCGGGCTCGATCCGGTCTGGCAGGTGGCACCGCTGAACAAGATCATCTTCCAGAACGCGTACAAGATGAAGATATCGATCATCTTCGGCGTAATCCACATGCtgttcggtgtgtttgttggaCTGTTCAACCATCGCTACTTCAAGAACAAGATGGCCATCTACTGCGAGTTCATCCCGCAGGTGATCTTTCTAGTGTTTCTGTTCTTCTACATGACGCTGCTGATGTTCATCAAGTGGGTAAAATACTCGGCAAGTGCCACGGACGTTGTCTACTCGGAGGGCTGTGCCCCCTCCATCCTGATCACCTTCATCAACATGGTACTGTTCAAGGCGCCGGATAAAAACACTGGCGACTGCTTGCCGTACATGTTCGCCGGACAGTCGGGCTTGCAAAAGTTCCTCGTCGTCGTGGCGCTTCTCTGCGTACCGTGGATGCTGCTCGCTAAGCCCATCCTGATCATGCGTGGACGCAAGGAAGCTGCC CACCAACCAATTGCTCCGTACAGCAATGAAAACGGTGATGCTGACGGTTTGAACCAGCACAACAATGGAGCGGGCACGCAGGCAGGACAGCAACCGGCACAGCAGCAGGGTGGTGGCCACGGCCATGACAATGAAGAAATGTCCGAAATCTTCATCCACCAGGGTATTCATACGATTGAGTATGTGCTGGGTTCCGTGTCGCATACCGCTTCGTACCTCCGCCTGTGGGCGTTGTCGTTGGCTCATGCTC AGCTCGCTGAAGTGTTGTGGAACATGGTTCTGCAGAACGGACTGAAGCAGGACGGTTGGATCGGTGGCATTGCTTTGTGGGCAGTGTTCGCGTTCTGGGCCGTGCTGACCGTTGGAATCCTGGTACTGATGGAAGGCCTTTCCGCATTCCTTCACACGCTCCGTCTGCACTG GGTGGAGTTCCAGAGTAAGTTCTACGCTGGTCTCGGGTACGCCTTCCAGCCGTTCTCGTTTGAGGTCATCCTTGAGTCGAGCTCCAGCTCCTCGGAGGACTAA